A genomic window from Terriglobia bacterium includes:
- the rpsO gene encoding 30S ribosomal protein S15, with protein MVLIEQFRSHVKDTGSPEVQIALLSERINYLTSHLKSHMKDHASRRGLIMMVNKRRRLLDYLNRRDPERYREIVERLSLRK; from the coding sequence ATGGTGTTGATCGAACAGTTCCGTAGCCATGTGAAGGATACGGGCTCGCCGGAAGTGCAAATCGCTCTTTTGAGCGAGCGGATCAACTATCTTACCTCGCATCTCAAGTCGCACATGAAGGACCATGCTTCGCGGCGGGGGTTGATCATGATGGTCAACAAGCGCCGGCGCCTGCTGGACTACCTCAACCGCCGTGACCCAGAACGGTATCGCGAGATTGTCGAACGTCTTAGCCTGCGCAAGTAG
- a CDS encoding bifunctional GNAT family N-acetyltransferase/carbon-nitrogen hydrolase family protein: MLVRPMTLEDIPGVVELQVRVFPEMLSWTTEELSHHLSVFPEGQLVAVDETGRLLGSASSLIIDWDDYAESAKWSAITGRGTFDTHDPLGKTLYGADMCVDPLARRNGVGSRFYDARKKMVRERGLKRLLTGGRIPGYAEIAQKMTPREYVEEVVQGKRKDPTLSFQLANGLVVLDVVPEYLEDIESRGYATLLEWLNPEYVATVSLEAGEQHAALEEPGEEALRERLGPSRVRIAALQYLLRPIRRFEDFATQVEFFVRSARDYRSHFVVFPEYFTMQLLSYLREPAPGRAVRRLAQLTLEYEDLFQRLAAETGLYIIAGTHPVIQQGALFNAAHLFTPNGRVFRQKKVHLTPTERNLYQMSRGHGFYVYHTDYGRIAILVCYDVEFPEAARALAEGGAQILFVPSCTDERQGFCRVRYCAQARAIENQIYVAMAGTVGNLPDVPCMATHYGQAAILTPSDYFFARDGVAAEGIVNQEQMVLSDVDLDLLAEQSVSGTVIPINDVIRDAYDRVIHYADRRDGNKAAGSPAAAQPEPHLRSEG, from the coding sequence GTGCTAGTAAGACCGATGACCCTGGAGGACATACCGGGGGTAGTGGAGCTGCAGGTCCGGGTCTTCCCGGAAATGCTGAGCTGGACGACCGAGGAGCTTTCCCACCATCTTTCCGTCTTCCCCGAAGGCCAGCTGGTCGCCGTGGACGAGACCGGGCGGCTGCTGGGTTCCGCGAGTTCCCTCATCATCGATTGGGACGACTACGCCGAGTCGGCCAAGTGGTCCGCGATCACCGGACGCGGAACATTCGACACCCATGACCCGCTCGGCAAGACCCTCTACGGCGCGGACATGTGCGTGGACCCGCTGGCGCGCCGGAATGGCGTGGGCTCGCGCTTCTACGACGCGCGCAAGAAGATGGTGCGGGAGCGCGGGCTGAAGCGCCTGCTGACCGGCGGACGGATTCCGGGCTACGCGGAGATCGCGCAGAAGATGACGCCGCGGGAATACGTGGAAGAAGTGGTGCAGGGAAAAAGAAAGGACCCGACGCTGAGCTTCCAGCTGGCAAACGGGCTGGTGGTTCTGGACGTCGTCCCGGAATATCTGGAAGACATCGAGTCGCGGGGCTACGCGACGCTGCTGGAATGGCTGAACCCGGAATACGTGGCGACCGTAAGCCTGGAGGCCGGCGAGCAGCACGCGGCCCTGGAGGAACCGGGCGAAGAGGCCCTGCGCGAACGATTGGGCCCGTCGCGCGTGCGCATCGCCGCGCTGCAGTACCTGCTCCGCCCCATCCGGCGCTTCGAGGACTTTGCGACCCAGGTGGAGTTCTTCGTGCGCAGCGCCCGCGATTACCGCAGCCACTTCGTGGTCTTCCCCGAGTACTTCACGATGCAACTGCTGAGCTACCTGCGCGAGCCGGCTCCGGGCCGCGCGGTGCGCCGTCTGGCACAGCTCACCCTGGAGTACGAGGACCTCTTCCAGCGGCTGGCGGCGGAAACCGGGCTGTACATCATCGCCGGGACGCATCCCGTTATTCAGCAAGGCGCGCTGTTTAACGCGGCGCACCTGTTCACCCCGAACGGCCGGGTGTTCCGGCAGAAGAAGGTGCACCTCACGCCCACGGAGAGGAATCTCTACCAGATGAGCCGGGGCCACGGATTTTATGTCTACCATACGGACTACGGCAGGATCGCCATTCTGGTGTGTTACGACGTGGAGTTTCCGGAAGCCGCGCGGGCGCTGGCGGAAGGCGGAGCGCAGATTCTGTTCGTGCCGTCGTGCACGGACGAGCGGCAGGGATTCTGCCGGGTGCGCTACTGCGCCCAGGCGCGGGCGATCGAGAATCAGATCTACGTGGCCATGGCGGGGACCGTGGGCAACCTTCCCGACGTGCCGTGCATGGCCACGCACTACGGCCAGGCAGCGATCCTCACGCCCTCGGACTATTTCTTTGCCCGCGACGGGGTGGCGGCCGAGGGCATCGTCAACCAGGAGCAGATGGTCCTCTCGGATGTGGACTTGGATCTGCTGGCCGAGCAAAGCGTCAGCGGCACGGTCATTCCGATCAATGACGTGATCCGCGACGCCTACGACCGGGTGATCCACTATGCGGACCGCCGCGACGGGAACAAGGCGGCGGGCTCGCCGGCCGCTGCCCAACCGGAGCCGCATTTGCGTTCAGAAGGATGA
- a CDS encoding VIT1/CCC1 transporter family protein, producing the protein MPTTPHVEKHFTASASVRDVVIGMADGLTVPFALAAGISGAVAAVAGASGLVVTAGLAEIAAGSIAMGLGGYLAAKTDAEHYASELQREYHEIVDLREHEVQEVMDIFHGYGLTPEQMAPVVTAICSDNKRWVDFMMRFELGLEEPHPQRASRSALTIAASYIFGGLIPLAPYMLQHNVITGLWYSVGITLLALAIFGGVKAHYTGIAPLRGALQTVSTGGLAAGAAFFIARLIS; encoded by the coding sequence ATGCCCACCACACCGCACGTGGAAAAGCACTTCACCGCCAGCGCATCGGTCCGCGACGTGGTCATCGGCATGGCCGACGGCCTGACCGTGCCCTTCGCCCTGGCCGCGGGGATTTCCGGCGCCGTCGCCGCCGTGGCCGGCGCCAGCGGCCTGGTGGTCACCGCCGGCCTGGCGGAAATCGCCGCTGGTTCCATTGCCATGGGCCTCGGCGGCTACCTGGCCGCCAAAACCGACGCCGAACACTACGCCAGCGAGCTCCAGCGCGAATACCACGAAATCGTCGATCTGCGCGAGCACGAAGTCCAGGAGGTGATGGACATTTTCCACGGCTACGGGCTCACCCCCGAACAGATGGCCCCGGTAGTCACCGCCATCTGCTCCGACAACAAGCGCTGGGTGGACTTCATGATGCGCTTCGAACTGGGCCTCGAAGAGCCGCACCCGCAGCGCGCCAGCCGCAGCGCCTTGACCATCGCCGCCTCGTACATCTTCGGCGGCCTCATTCCCCTCGCCCCCTACATGCTCCAGCACAACGTCATCACCGGGCTGTGGTATTCGGTGGGCATCACCCTGCTGGCCCTGGCCATCTTCGGCGGGGTGAAGGCGCATTACACCGGCATCGCCCCGCTGCGCGGCGCCCTGCAAACCGTCTCCACCGGCGGCCTGGCCGCCGGCGCCGCCTTCTTCATCGCCCGGCTGATCAGCTAG